In Fundulus heteroclitus isolate FHET01 chromosome 16, MU-UCD_Fhet_4.1, whole genome shotgun sequence, a single genomic region encodes these proteins:
- the slc4a1a gene encoding solute carrier family 4 member 1a (Diego blood group) — MENNFTFEEGSDMSYEDNDPASPSPVKLTPQGQNDNFDVEEKAEEKEEEADAPPEGIVVPSIPDAFLNVNTNATTRGDAQAYVELNELQGNIWQETSRWVGFEENLDPNTRQWGPSHVSYLTFKSLLQVRRAISRGAIIFDMNASNLSAVAEKIVDELLGKNEIRPSDRDSLLRALLLRRSQNDGPVVTPAGDIQMQTFSVVKKRDGSDNIEASVVLTGVLDLLQKPVMAFVRLSDTVVMESVLESSVPVRFILMMVGPSQSDVNYTQTGRAMGALMADWVFSLEAHLAQTEKDLTDAIADFMDCSIVIPPTEIQEKTMLESIVDFQKKMLRDRLRPSDTRLAFGDRVAALHAAPEGPKEDPLARTGYPFGGMVKDIKRRYRHYLSDYTDALNPQVLAAIIFIYFAALSPAITFGGLLADKTEKMMGVSELMVSTCVQGVIFCLIAAQPVLVIGFSGPLLLFEEAFFAFCKAQGIEYIVGRIWVGMWLIVIVIVVVAVEGSFLVRYISRFTQEIFSILISLIFIYETFSKLIKIFQTHPLILNYDHVNDSLDDPFHPIIVLHEIVVEGNVTRHEKEIERPYPNTALLSMCLMFGCFSIAYFLRSFKNGTYFPGWLRRLIGDFGVPIAIFFMIAVDISIEDAYTQKLVVPKGVEVTNPKARGWFINPMGEKKDFPIWMMGACCVPGLLVFILIFMESQITTLIVSKPERKMVKGSGFHFDLLLLVTMGGISSLFGVPWLSAATVRSVTHANALTVMSKGPKPVIEKVIEQRISGIAVAMMVGVSIFMEPILKMIPMTALFGIFLYMGITSLSGVQMWDRMLLLITPKKYHPSDAYATRVKTMRMHIFTLIQILCLAILWLVKQSPFSLSLPFFLILTVPLRMFMTGRFFTTTEMKCLDADDAKVKFDDEDMEEGLVQAPI; from the exons CTTTTCTGAATGTGAACACCAACGCCACCACCAGGGGGGATGCTCAG GCCTATGTGGAGTTAAATGAGCTCCAGGGCAACATCTGGCAGGAGACCAGCCGATGGGTGGGCTTTGAGGAGAACCTTGACCCCAACACAAGACAGTGGGGTCCGTCGCACGTCTCCTACCTCACCTTTAAGAGCTTGCTTCAAGTCCGGAGGGCGATTAGCAGAG GAGCCATCATCTTCGACATGAATGCCAGCAACCTGTCCGCTGTGGCTGAGAAAATAGTGGACGAACTGCTCGGCAAAAATGAGATCCGCCCCAGCGATCGAGACTCCCTGCTGAGAGCTCTCCTTCTGAGACGCAG TCAGAACGACGGACCCGTCGTTACTCCGGCTGGAGACATTCAAATGCAAACCTTTTCTGTCGTCAAGAAG AGAGACGGATCTGACAATATAGAGGCATCAGTTGTCCTCACAG GTGTACTCGACCTCCTGCAGAAACCGGTGATGGCTTTCGTCAGGCTGAGTGACACTGTGGTGATGGAGTCCGTCCTGGAGTCTTCGGTTCCCGTCCGTTTCATCCTCATGATGGTCGGCCCAAGCCAGAGCGACGTGAACTACACCCAAACTGGGCGCGCCATGGGGGCTCTGATGGCTGACTGG GTGTTCAGTCTAGAAGCTCACCTCGCCCAGACGGAGAAAGATCTAACCGACGCGATCGCTGACTTCATGGACTGCAGCATCGTGATCCCTCCCACTGAGATCCAGGAAAAGACAATGCTGGAGTCCATAGTTGACTTCCAGAAGAAGATGCTACGTGACAGACTCCGTCCTTCTGACACCCGCCTTGCCTTTGGAGACAGGGTAGCAG CTTTACATGCGGCTCCTGAAGGGCCAAAGGAGGACCCTCTGGCCCGTACAGGCTATCCTTTTGGTGGAATGGTGAAGGACATCAAGCGCCGATACCGCCACTACCTCAGCGACTACACAGACGCCCTGAACCCTCAAGTACTCGCCGCCATCATCTTCATCTACTTCGCTGCCCTGTCACCCGCCATCACCTTCGGGGGGCTTTTAG CGGACAAAACTGAGAAAATGATGGGCGTCTCGGAGCTCATGGTTTCCACTTGCGTCCAGGGTGTCATCTTCTGCCTCATCGCCGCCCAGCCTGTTCTCGTCATTGGATTTTCGGGACCTCTCCTCCTGTTTGAGGAAGCTTTTTTTGCC TTCTGCAAAGCCCAGGGCATCGAGTACATCGTGGGTCGCATCTGGGTGGGTATGTGGCTGATAGTGATCGTGATCGTGGTTGTGGCGGTGGAAGGCAGCTTCCTGGTCCGATACATTTCACGCTTCACCCAAGAAATCTTCTCCATCCTCATTTCACTCATCTTCATCTACGAGACCTTCTCCAAACTCATCAAG ATCTTCCAAACCCATCCTTTGATCCTGAACTATGACCATGTCAATGACTCCCTGGATGATCCCTTCCACCCAATCATCGTGTTGCACGAAATAGTTGTAGAAGGCAATGTAACCAGACATGAGAAGGAGATTGAAAGGCCATACCCCAACACTGCCCTGCTGTCTATGTGCCTGATGTTTGGCTGCTTCTCCATTGCCTACTTCCTCCGTTCATTCAAAAATGGTACCTACTTCCCTGGCTGG CTTCGTCGCTTGATTGGCGATTTTGGAGTCCCGATTGCCATCTTCTTCATGATCGCAGTGGATATCAGCATTGAGGATGCTTACACTCAG AAACTGGTTGTGCCTAAAGGTGTTGAAGTGACCAACCCCAAAGCCAGAGGCTGGTTTATTAACCccatgggagaaaaaaaggatttccctATTTGGATGATGGGCGCCTGCTGTGTTCCTGGTCTGCTCGTCTTTATCCTCATTTTCATGGAGTCCCAGATTACAAC GCTGATTGTGAGCAAACCTGAGAGAAAGATGGTAAAAGGCTCTGGATTTCATTTTGACCTGCTCCTCCTGGTCACCATGGGGGGCATTTCCTCCCTCTTTGGGGTCCCCTGGCTGAGCGCCGCCACTGTGCGCTCCGTCACCCACGCCAACGCTCTAACCGTCATGTCTAAGGGGCCCAAACCGGTGATCGAGAAGGTGATAGAGCAGAGGATCAGCGGTATAGCCGTGGCCATGATGGTTG GAGTCTCAATTTTCATGGAACCGATCCTGAAGATGATCCCGATGACAGCCTTGTTTGGCATCTTCCTGTATATGGGTATCACCTCTCTAAGTGGGGTCCAGATGTGGGACAGGATGCTTCTCCTCATTACACCCAAGAAATACCATCCATCTGACGCCTATGCCACAAGG GTGAAAACTATGCGGATGCATATCTTCACTCTGATCCAGATTTTGTGTTTGGCCATCCTTTGGTTGGTCAAGCAGAGCCCGTTCTCTCTGTCACTGCCCTTCTTTCTGATTCTCACCGTCCCACTGCGGATGTTCATGACCGGCCGGTTCTTCACTACCACAGAGATGAAATGC CTGGATGCAGACGACGCTAAAGTGAAATTTGATGATGAAGACATGGAGGAAGGCTTGGTGCAAGCACCGATATAA
- the ubtf gene encoding nucleolar transcription factor 1: MNGEMEVVAQDQVWAQDDLLRLLDGMKVALPPKDLTKYKTSESHLDWQKVAFNSYTAEMCKQKWQEVSKEIRKFRTLTELIVDAQDYIKNPYKGKKLKKHPDFPKKPLTPYFRFFMEKRAKYAKLHPEMSNLDLTKILSKKYRELPDKKKKKYVEDFLRDKETFVQSMMKFREEHPDLMESMTKKGSNVPEKPKTPQQLWYNHEKKAFLKTHPDATTKDIKDSLGKQWTQLSDKKRLKWISKSLEQQKLYEEAMREYIQQHPELNMTQGNFAKSTLTKAERHLKDKSDGRPDKPPPNGYSMFCAELMSSMKDVPSTERMVMCSQRWKLLKQNEKDAYQKRCEQRKKEYEVEMNRFLSTLPEKEQQRVLGEDKIGIKKNNAASSPASKKKIAKAKVSTEKPKRPISAMFIFAEEKRTKLQQERPDLPDSELTRLLARMWNELPDKKKEKYKRVEALLKAESVKKEREERGHLPDPPKTAQDIWQQSVIGDYLARFKNDRPKAHKAMETAWSTMEKKEKIMWIKKAAEDQKRYERDLCEMRSPANVVAPVKKMKFEGEPKKPPSNGYQKFSQEMLSNGELNHLPMKERMAEIGSRWQRLPLKDKERYKKIAEEKQRQYKVLLEQWLASLSSQERNTYREYNSQKRRNPAKPAAAKAKFKKSDTEEDDDDDDDDDDDDDDDEQKASSEADSSSEDEDDDDDDNDEDDDDDDDDDDEVDDKENKSDDDSSSESNSADSSDSDSD, from the exons atgaatggagaaatgGAGGTGGTGGCCCAGGACCAAg TTTGGGCGCAGGACGACCTCCTAAGACTTCTAGATGGCATGAAAGTGGCTCTGCCTCCGAAAGATCTGACGAAATACAAAACCTCCGAGTCCCACCTGGACTGGCAGAAGGTCGCCTTCAATTCCTACACAGCAGAGATGTGCAAGCAGAAATGGCAGGAAGTCTCAAAAGAG ATCCGTAAATTCAGAACCCTAACAGAGCTGATAGTAGATGCCCAGGACTACATCAAGAACCCTTATAAAGGCAAGAAGTTAAAG aaacacccAGATTTCCCCAAGAAGCCTTTGACTCCATATTTCCGTTTCTTCATGGAAAAGAGGGCCAAATATGCGAAGTTGCACCCTGAAATGAGCAACTTGGATCTCACAAAGATCCTCTCCAAGAAGTACAGAGAGCTCCCTGACAAAAAGAAG AAAAAGTATGTGGAGGACTTCTTGCGTGATAAGGAGACGTTTGTGCAAAGCATGATGAAGTTCAG GGAAGAGCATCCAGACCTCATGGAGAGCATGACCAAGAAAGGTTCGAACGTGCCGGAAAAGCCCAAGACGCCCCAGCAGCTGTGGTACAACCATGAAAAGAAAGCCTTCCTAAAGACTCACCCTGAC GCGACCACCAAAGACATCAAGGACAGCCTCGGCAAGCAGTGGACGCAGCTGTCTGACAAAAAGAGGCTCAAATGGATCAGCAAGTCCTTGGAGCAGCAGAAACTATACGAG GAAGCGATGCGGGAGTACATCCAACAGCACCCAGAGCTCAACATGACCCAGGGGAACTTCGCTAAGTCCACCCTCACCAAGGCAGAGCGGCACCTCAAAGACAAGTCGGACGGGCGGCCCGACAAACCCCCGCC AAACGGTTACTCGATGTTCTGCGCCGAGCTGATGTCGAGCATGAAGGACGTTCCGAGCACAGAGCGCATGGTGATGTGCAGCCAGCGGTGGAAGCTCCTGAAGCAGAACGAGAAGGATGCCTACCAGAAACGCTGCGAACAG AGGAAGAAGGAGTACGAAGTCGAGATGAACAGATTTCTCAGT actCTGCCAGAAAAGGAGCAGCAGCGAGTTCTGGGGGAGGACAAGATCGGCATCAAGAAGAACAACGCCGCCAGCAGCCCGGCctctaaaaagaaaattgctAAAGCAAAG GTGAGTACGGAGAAGCCCAAACGGCCCATCTCTGCCATGTTCATATTCGCTGAGGAGAAACGGACCAAGCTGCAGCAGGAGCGACCGGACCTCCCTGACAGCGAGCTCACCAGACTCCTGGCTCGCATGTGGAACGAGCTGCCCGACAAGAAGAAG gaaaaGTATAAACGCGTGGAGGCCCTTCTGAAAGCAGAGTCTGTGAAGAAGGAGAGGGAGGAAAGGGGTCATCTGCCGGATCCGCCCAAAACGGCTCAAGATATCTGGCAGCAGAGCGTTATCGGGGACTATCTGGCCAGATTTAAG AACGATCGACCAAAAGCACATAAAGCGATGGAGACGGCGTGGAGCACCAtggagaaaaaggagaaaataatgTGGATCAAAAAAGCTGCAGAAGACCAGAAAAGATATGAA AGAGATCTGTGTGAGATGCGGTCTCCTGCTAATGTAGTAGCGCCCGTGAAGAAGATGAAGTTCGAAGGGGAACCCAAGAAGCCGCCATC GAACGGATACCAGAAGTTCTCCCAGGAGATGCTGTCCAACGGGGAGCTGAACCACCTCCCCATGAAGGAGCGGATGGCTGAGATCGGCAGCCGGTGGCAGAGGCTGCCGCTGAAGGACAAGGAGCGCTACAAGAAGATCGCCGAGGAGAAGCAGAGGCAGTACAAAGTCCTCCTGGAGCAGTGGCTCGCT AGCTTGTCTTCACAAGAACGGAATACTTACAGAGAGTACAATTCACAA AAAAGGAGAAATCCAGCAAAACCAGCAGCCGCCAAGGCAAAGTTTAAGAAATCT GACACGGAAGAAGATGACGACgacgatgatgacgatgatgacgatgatgacgaCGACGAGCAGAAG